Below is a genomic region from Gossypium hirsutum isolate 1008001.06 unplaced genomic scaffold, Gossypium_hirsutum_v2.1 scaffold_982, whole genome shotgun sequence.
TTGAAAGTATGCAAACATGAATGTGGCTAAAGTTAACCATTGAAAGTATGCAAACATGAATGTGGTTGAAAACTACGGACATATTACCTGCAAAAGCAAAGTACCGTCATTGCATTGATCTGCAACACGTGTGCTCACATGGAAAGGGTTGGTGAAATGCAAAGCTATTGTTCTGCATATATATTGCAGTGTCTGTTTAATAAAGTACagggagagagggagagagagagagagagagagaattcaAATTCAAACATAGAGAACTAAAACTAGAAATACAAGAAGCAATACTGGTCATAGATCTGGTTGTTTGATATTCCAAACTCAAGTTTCAAAGCTACTGTCCGCATTCCATCCACGATACTTTGTTTCTGCGGGGCCCCTGCCACAGCGTGCAACATAATTGAACAAACATACATTTTTGCACACAAAACAAACATGTAGACAAAATTAAACTATCAGAAATTTTCTAGTGTTTCCGGACCTGAAGATGACCCCCTTGCTAGCTTATCATCAATAGCACGAATAGGAATCCAAAGAATTGAGGTCACATCACTGGCCCAATCTGGAAACTCTATTTGACCATCGAGGAGTCTTAGCTGCTCAAAGTTTTATTACCATCTTTCCTAGCATCACCAGAGTTTGCCATATCAGTGGAAATTTGAGCAGCATTTATGTAGGTCTCCATCTCGATGGAATGCGACTCTTCAATCTTCAGACCTGGACCAGTATCAATATGCATGACAGCACCTTTCAAGGAGTAGTTTATTGGTTGCGCTATAATTCCAATCCACTGAGCTTCATTAATCAGCAAGGCAGATGATATAGCAGCAGATAGATCAACCAGAGGTCTTGGTTTGGAAACCTAAGAGAAGGTTTGATCAGGAGATTGAAGAAATAGAAAGAACAAATAGGATTCCTGATCTTACAGTCGTAGGTATATCACTAAGgtataattttaacattaaaaaacaGTTAACTTTATAGAAATGATTATGAAGAGTATTGTCCGAAACTTTTGTTAAGCCATATTAACATGAGAGACAGCACTTATATCAAAGAGAGATAGAGAGTACCTTCAAGACAGGCCGGGTTGTTTTCTCATAGCTCATGAAATCATCACTATCTGCTGGACCTGCCTTGGAGAAACTGTGAGATCTAAAAGTCAAGTGTCCAATGTGTCCAGTAAGAACTCCGAGGACATATGATCCAGGTTTTTGAGGTGGTAAAGGAAAGGTGATTTTATTCCTACCAGGCTTTAGTACAGTGGCACTAGAGCTCCTTAACTGAAATTTGCATCAAAAACCAAGTCAATATCAAGCTCTGATATAGCTTAAAACATACTAGCAACATCTTGTCTTAAAACCATACCTTACCACCTTCATCAGCATTATACGTAGCCATCAAAGTGAGAGTAAGAGAATCAAGGGTTATTTCATCAGGAAAGCCACTCCAAACTGTTACAGATAAGGTACCAGGATCCCATCACATAACTCCAAAGGAGGCCCAGGATTTCCAGAAAATGTAATTAACGATGACACATCAAGCGGAACGGGGTGCTTCATTTCACTATGTGCAAGGCTAACAACTTCTGACTGAAAAGCTTGGCGTTCCTTCACTGAGAATAAACCTTTATCTAGTGAAAGCAATCGTACAATAGATGTTAGGTAGCCAGCTTGGTCATTGAGTATCTTTTGACATTCAGCTAAATTTGGCAGTACTTCAGCCAATAAATCTTGCCACCCTTCACCAGCATAAAGAGCGCAACCTTCTCATATGACTTTGCAGCTAGGTCAAAGTTCCCACGCTTAAAGCAAACGGCTGCAATTTCACCATCAAGGACAACTCCATGCCTTTTCCACCAAGAACGATGGTAATTATCAGCAGCACCTTTAGTGAGATCCATATATTTTTGCTGCCATGACCAAATAGAAATTCATTAGAAAAAGAGAAAGAtagattaaatattgaatataagtgcagattaaatattgaatataagTGCCCAGATCAGTCAAATAAATCTTGAATATTAATCCGAGAATGTACTTTTGGTATAAATTTTTGTTACTATTTCTAAGGAGTCAAAACCTTCCTCCACCCCTgctcccccccccaaaaaaaaaaaaaaaaaccaacatagAAGGGGTGGAAGTAAGAACAATGCACATGTTGTAGCCTATGTTTGATACCTCAATATCCTGTATGGATGACAAAGTTTTAGCAGATCAGGATTTGAAATTGTTTGCTTCAGAGCATGTTCAGCAGCAACAAAATTTCAGCAAGCCTCATGGGTCGATCAATAGAGCCCTCAAAATTTCCAGGAGTAGAGTAAGTACGAGACATCGAAATTGCTTGTGCTTTACTTGATGGGGAAGTCTTTGAAGATGCATCTGACCCTAATCTGTCAGATTGCATACATTTACTTGAcattaaaacttcaaaaaaaaatggcaaaatgaaaacaaaaattaaaaaaattcttgacGTGAAAAACTCAGTCTAATAGTAACTCATCTTCAAAAAATGCTAAAGCAACATTGCCTGGATTCTTGCGATTTCCTTACCCATCAGCAAAGCCTAGTTTGGCATCAAACATCTCAGATGTGTTTCCAGCAGAAAGGGAAGCCCTTCGCCGATTTGCCTCCCGAATAAGGGCAGTAGGTTCAAGTGGCAAGGGTTTCCTCTGAATGCCAAAGTGCTTGACTCTAGGATTTTCTTGCAGAATCATCTGAATCAAATAAGTAAAGATTAAACGTGAAATAGCCAATAATGGGCTATATACTCGTGTAATACATAAGTAAAGTTTCTACCTTGAATAAGGCCACTAAAAAGGGAGGACCATTATTGCAGTCAACCATCTATTAAAATGTTCCATTATtgatcttttaaataaaaatcgatATCCATATCAGCAGCTTATAAACCATGAATTATAATGTTATGGCATTGAGAATACAAGATGGGTAAAAAATTGAAGCCCTACACTACTAGTTTGACAAATCTTTACTACCAAGGTGCAGTTTTAATCCAAAAGAACAAATGTGCCCTTCTGTGAGTTTTACAAATGTGGAACAATAACTTGCCTTTTCTTTCAGAAGCACCTCAGAGGCAGCTTCATCAGGAACCAAAGGCCAAACTGCTGGCTTGGGCCAAGGTAGCATGCTCAAAGAAGCACTGCTCAAAACAAAAGGCAACGATACCATTAGATAGTTTAACATTTGGCTTCGACCTCATGACTTGCCTTCTTTAAATTATGAAACACGTAACCGAATTCATGGAAAGTCAAAGTGGATTTGATCTACAAAGATGGAATGCATACCTGTTAACAGGACTCCTTTCTATCTCTGTTCCATATCCAATTAGATACGCAAGCCTCAAGAACTGCCAAAATCATCAATATGCATCAGTGGGCATTCAACAAAATAACAAATGAAATTTCTTTGTTATTTAAAATAGGAAATAAAAAATTACCTTAACCCTACATAATGAGAAAAGATCACCTTGAAGGCGATAGAACTCCCTTTCTATTTCAGGGGTTGCAGTCCCTTCTTTATATTGAGAATTGGTGGCATTGACTAAAGCCAAGCATGCAGTGATGACCCAAACTTCACGCATACAGAAAGGTAAAATACTCTACAACAATCCCAAGAGGAaaagattaagattaaaaaaggggaaagaaaacaGTGAAAAAATGTTGCTGACAAAAGCAAACATTATCAAATACCTCATGTAAAGCCAGGACTTTTGAGAAACTAATTACAAATGAATAACCCCTTGAAGCAACCTCAAAAGGACGATTCAGCTTGAATAAAAGCTGCAATTTAATCAGTGAGAAACTTTAGGCACATACACAGACATGCCAACTACGATGTCAACCTAATAAACCAATGCCAGTAAAGAAACATCCATAGAACATTTCAGTAAAGCTAAAAGAATCATTTGGAAATTGTTTAACCACCTAAATGAAATGCTAGGAAATATAGCTAACAGCTACAATTCCAATAACCCATTAAGAATGGCATTATAATAAGTTCTAAAAATTGACAACAGACACATAAACTGATTTTAATAGAAATTAGTCTCAAAGTCAGACTGTGAAATGTTGAGTACTTCAAGTCTAAAGAGTTAGCACTTAGCAGTACCAACCTTTGATTGACAAGCAAAGAGATACTGTCTAAATTCGAATTCCCTGAAAGAGTCATCTTGGACAATCTGTGTTAGAGATTTGTTTCCAGGAATGAGCAGTGCTGCCTGATCATCACCATGGTCTAGTCCTCCGAATTCTCTACGTTTCCCGCCCATATTAACtgcatttatatattaaatatgaccATGAAATGCTTGGCTGAAAGCAACTAACAAATTCAAAAGAAAATGGAGCACTTCAAGACAAACTTTAATAATTATACttattataatttggcatttacTAAATGCCCTTGCATACCCTATCTATCCGGTcaactgaaaaataaaaaactgaGATATGAAGACATATTGCATTAGCAATTTGCCACCATGAACTTTTTGTGGCAGCCAAATTCCAAAGTAAGACAATTGAAGGCAAAGTT
It encodes:
- the LOC121227526 gene encoding LOW QUALITY PROTEIN: trafficking protein particle complex II-specific subunit 130 homolog (The sequence of the model RefSeq protein was modified relative to this genomic sequence to represent the inferred CDS: inserted 6 bases in 6 codons) translates to MANYLAQFXTIKSTCNHLIIAVEDVSDLWPTVKNSFEERLPFKRSCLNNKTRNPVFVENLPAEYILTTDARLRSRFPQEQYLFWFREPYATLVLVTCEDLDEFKTILKPRLKLIVQNDEREWFIVFVSRAHPNNDQATKMAKKVYAKLEVDFSSKKREGKCCKFDIYAPEANFWEDLETRIMESVRNTLDRRIQFYEDEIRKLSEQRFMPIWNFCNFFILKESLAFMFEIAHLHEDALREYDELELCYLETVNMGGKRREFGGLDHGDDQAALLIPGNKSLTQIVQDDSFREFEFRQYLFACQSKLLFKLNRPFEVASRGYSFVISFSKVLALHESILPFCMREVWVITACLALVNATNSQYKEGTATPEIEREFYRLQGDLFSLCRVKFLRLAYLIGYGTEIERSPVNSASLSMLPWPKPAVWPLVPDEAASEVLLKEKMILQENPRVKHFGIQRKPLPLEPTALIREANRRRASLSAGNTSEMFDAKLGFADGLGSDASSKTSPSSKAQAISMSRTYSTPGNFEGSIDRPMRLAEIXVAAEHALKQTISNPDLXKTLSSIQDIEQKYMDLTKGAADNYHRSWWKRHGVVLDGEIAAVCFKRGNFDLAAKSYEKXCALYAGEGWQDLLAEVLPNLAECQKILNDQAGYLTSIVRLLSLDKGLFSVKERQAFQSEVVSLAHSEMKHPVPLDVSSLITFSGNPGPPLELCDXDPGTLSVTVWSGFPDEITLDSLTLTLMATYNADEGGKLRSSSATVLKPGRNKITFPLPPQKPGSYVLGVLTGHIGHLTFRSHSFSKAGPADSDDFMSYEKTTRPVLKVSKPRPLVDLSAAISSALLINEAQWIGIIAQPINYSLKGAVMHIDTGPGLKIEESHSIEMETYINAAQISTDMANSGDARKDGNXNFEQLRLLDGQIEFPDWASDVTSILWIPIRAIDDKLARGSSSGAPQKQSIVDGMRTVALKLEFGISNNQIYDQTIALHFTNPFHVSTRVADQCNDGTLLLQVICP